The following coding sequences lie in one Rothia sp. SD9660Na genomic window:
- a CDS encoding polyprenyl synthetase family protein, producing the protein MTPQPAPATGPDESAAYLEALEAEMGRFFDTQQELMATLSVETLPLLESVRALSTGGKRLRALLAYWGYRGAGGTGITESIVRAGVAIELFQTAALIHDDIIDASDTRRGAPSVHRRFEAMHRELGYKTSPSSFGVSSAILAGDLCLSWSEMVFSSIPELTAASEARFIFDLMRTEVMAGQYLDIVSEVVPEEEPEVALERAKNVIRYKAAKYSCEHPIALGGALGLGLKHGEASELVTGYRAFALPLGEGFQLRDDVLGVFGEPETTGKPAGDDLREGKRTVLTAFTAMKSNADQQAFLEDSLGSPNLGAETIQELQRLMRDSGALLAVEEMIQAKGDEALATLEALDLEASVRQALRAIAAKALHRSF; encoded by the coding sequence ATGACCCCCCAGCCAGCCCCAGCTACCGGCCCCGACGAGTCCGCAGCCTACCTTGAGGCTCTCGAAGCCGAGATGGGCCGCTTTTTTGATACCCAGCAGGAACTTATGGCAACCCTTTCGGTTGAGACCCTGCCCCTGCTGGAGTCCGTCCGCGCCCTTTCCACCGGCGGTAAGCGCCTTCGGGCGCTGCTAGCCTACTGGGGCTACCGCGGGGCAGGTGGAACGGGGATCACCGAGTCTATCGTTCGAGCCGGTGTGGCGATTGAGCTCTTCCAGACCGCAGCCCTGATTCACGATGACATCATCGACGCTTCCGATACCCGACGGGGTGCCCCCAGCGTGCACCGCCGATTCGAGGCCATGCACCGGGAGCTGGGCTATAAGACCAGCCCCTCATCCTTCGGTGTATCAAGTGCTATCTTGGCCGGCGACCTGTGCCTGTCGTGGTCAGAAATGGTGTTCTCGTCTATCCCTGAGCTCACCGCCGCCAGTGAGGCCCGCTTTATCTTTGACCTGATGCGCACTGAGGTTATGGCTGGCCAGTACCTCGATATTGTGAGCGAAGTTGTGCCCGAAGAGGAGCCAGAAGTTGCCCTTGAACGGGCCAAGAACGTGATTCGCTATAAGGCTGCTAAATACTCCTGCGAACACCCCATTGCCCTGGGCGGGGCCCTGGGACTTGGTCTGAAGCACGGGGAGGCCTCCGAACTGGTCACAGGCTACCGGGCCTTTGCTCTCCCCCTGGGCGAGGGTTTCCAGCTGCGGGATGATGTGCTGGGGGTCTTCGGCGAGCCCGAAACCACAGGCAAGCCTGCCGGCGATGACCTGCGTGAGGGCAAGCGCACCGTCCTCACGGCCTTTACCGCTATGAAGAGTAATGCCGATCAGCAGGCCTTCCTCGAAGACTCCCTGGGCTCCCCCAATCTGGGGGCAGAAACTATCCAAGAGCTCCAGCGTCTCATGCGGGACTCCGGCGCCCTCCTGGCTGTCGAAGAGATGATTCAAGCGAAGGGGGACGAGGCCCTAGCCACCCTTGAAGCCCTCGATCTCGAAGCGTCCGTACGGCAGGCCCTGCGGGCCATTGCGGCTAAGGCCCTGCACCGCTCTTTCTAG
- a CDS encoding UDP-N-acetylmuramoyl-L-alanyl-D-glutamate--2,6-diaminopimelate ligase: MTENRALDGSAQTLRPRQVTERTCAEVADWLAEVGLAAQLVQASARPITGITMDSREVQPGDLYVALGGAKAHGASFLPAAIELGASALLTDEAGLEIVRELGLSEDLGVVTTDQVRAAVGPLSARIYASQPSSGGAPRLFAVTGTNGKTTTTYMTNSIMQALGHTTGLIGTIEILAGGQAIPSKLTTPESPHVHSLIALMREQGITSAAMEVSSHALDYRRVDGIRYDIAGFTNLTQDHLDLHGTMESYFDSKAELFTPAPTRRAVITADDRWGLAMAERAVQTLGARAVVRLFTNFGAGYEQGADALTSLAAQDWALVQVERSGIGHSFTLRRGDGFELPSATLLPADFNVSNAALAAVMVFESARDELERDRITEVLARTETLTPVVPGRMQLISTEPTALVDFAHNPDALKRALEAIEPADADGKVIIVFGATGERDQTKRPLMGEIAATYADIVVVTDDDPHGEDPAPIREAVEAGALAALESGARAHRVLNIEPRAAAIDKAIALAVPKDSILVAGRGHEVAQDVAGTDIDLDDRVETARALQAAGFSVLPAYQTHQK; encoded by the coding sequence GTGACAGAAAACCGAGCACTGGATGGCAGCGCCCAGACCCTGCGCCCCCGTCAGGTTACCGAGCGCACCTGCGCTGAGGTTGCCGACTGGCTGGCCGAGGTTGGACTGGCGGCCCAGCTGGTGCAGGCGTCCGCCCGCCCTATCACCGGCATCACCATGGACTCCCGCGAAGTGCAGCCCGGTGACCTCTATGTTGCCCTGGGTGGGGCAAAGGCCCACGGTGCCTCCTTCCTTCCTGCAGCAATCGAGCTGGGGGCGTCCGCCCTGCTGACCGACGAAGCGGGCCTTGAGATTGTGCGTGAGCTGGGCCTTTCCGAGGACCTGGGCGTGGTTACTACCGACCAGGTGCGAGCTGCTGTCGGCCCGCTCTCTGCCCGTATCTATGCCTCCCAGCCCAGTAGCGGGGGAGCGCCCCGCCTCTTTGCGGTGACCGGCACTAACGGTAAGACCACCACCACCTACATGACCAACTCGATCATGCAGGCCCTGGGCCACACTACCGGCTTGATTGGTACCATCGAGATTCTTGCCGGTGGTCAGGCTATTCCCTCTAAGCTCACCACCCCTGAGTCCCCCCACGTGCACTCCCTCATTGCCCTGATGCGTGAGCAGGGTATTACCAGCGCAGCCATGGAAGTTTCATCTCATGCCCTGGACTACCGCCGCGTCGATGGCATCCGCTACGACATTGCGGGCTTTACCAACCTCACCCAGGATCATCTGGATTTGCACGGCACCATGGAGAGCTATTTTGACTCCAAGGCCGAGCTCTTCACCCCGGCCCCTACCCGCCGCGCCGTCATTACCGCCGATGACCGCTGGGGCCTTGCCATGGCAGAGCGTGCGGTTCAGACCCTGGGAGCCCGCGCCGTGGTGCGCCTCTTCACCAACTTCGGTGCCGGCTATGAGCAGGGGGCGGACGCTCTCACCTCCCTTGCTGCCCAGGACTGGGCCTTGGTGCAGGTAGAGCGCTCCGGTATCGGCCACTCCTTTACCCTGCGCCGTGGCGACGGTTTTGAACTGCCCAGCGCCACCTTACTCCCGGCAGACTTCAATGTCTCGAACGCTGCCTTAGCTGCCGTGATGGTCTTTGAGAGTGCCCGCGACGAGCTAGAGCGCGACCGTATCACCGAAGTGCTAGCCCGTACCGAGACCCTGACCCCCGTTGTCCCCGGCCGTATGCAGCTGATTTCTACCGAACCCACTGCCCTGGTGGACTTCGCCCACAACCCCGATGCTCTCAAACGTGCCCTTGAAGCAATTGAGCCGGCAGATGCGGACGGTAAGGTCATTATCGTGTTCGGTGCAACCGGTGAACGCGACCAGACCAAGCGCCCCCTCATGGGCGAAATCGCGGCCACCTACGCCGATATCGTTGTGGTCACCGACGATGACCCCCACGGCGAAGACCCTGCCCCCATCCGCGAGGCTGTTGAGGCCGGTGCTCTTGCGGCTCTTGAATCCGGTGCCCGCGCCCACCGGGTGCTTAACATCGAGCCCCGTGCCGCTGCCATTGACAAAGCTATCGCCCTGGCCGTCCCCAAAGACTCGATTCTGGTCGCTGGCCGCGGCCACGAGGTAGCCCAGGATGTTGCCGGTACCGATATCGACCTTGACGACCGGGTAGAGACCGCCCGCGCCCTTCAGGCTGCCGGCTTTAGTGTGCTCCCGGCCTACCAGACCCACCAGAAGTAA
- a CDS encoding DUF3040 domain-containing protein: MALSEREQELLAQLEKQLNNDPAFASTMTGPQPLVAPAVTSSPRNLVIGALVAVVGLGVIIAGVSTKIILLGVLGFVLAAAGVYFATTAPKGAKAAGGGASARPAPSKAKGSSRFMQNLENKWDERQGGSRF, from the coding sequence ATGGCGCTTTCAGAACGGGAACAGGAACTGCTGGCCCAGCTCGAAAAGCAGCTCAACAACGACCCCGCCTTCGCGTCAACCATGACCGGCCCCCAGCCCCTGGTGGCTCCCGCTGTTACCTCATCTCCCCGCAACCTCGTCATTGGTGCCCTCGTTGCCGTTGTTGGCCTGGGCGTTATTATTGCCGGGGTATCCACCAAGATTATTCTTCTGGGTGTTCTTGGCTTCGTGCTAGCAGCTGCCGGAGTCTACTTTGCCACCACCGCCCCCAAGGGCGCGAAAGCTGCCGGTGGTGGAGCGTCCGCCCGCCCAGCCCCCTCAAAAGCTAAGGGCAGCTCCCGCTTCATGCAGAACCTCGAAAATAAGTGGGACGAGCGCCAAGGCGGCTCCCGCTTCTAA
- a CDS encoding penicillin-binding protein 2 — MSGTEQNEPVQGIKRTVGRRGFIAGTLGVGGLGVVGLRLAWLQGLDPNGLADAAKAQRTRKQTIPALRGEILDINGNVLARSVQRYNITVDQSAVANFKRYTEESRDPVEVTPTELVYELADILEMSDADVKAALDGDLKYKIVKENVTPAIYNKVDALGAPYIYGEILSDRKYPNGQVGGSVVGRFSIIEEAVDGTSGETRQMNNSVGIERTMGEYLAGIDGERIYEISADGIRIPIGDEQNTPAQDGKSVRLTINQDVQYFAQQVVKARAEELKAEWGTAIVMDVRDGSILALADSSTMDPGAERFELADMNPRAITQVFEPGSTEKILTTAAVFEEGIAEPETVYDVPAELEIDQQTITDPFVHPAQKRTVAGIIADSMNTGTVMMGSKLTKEQRYNWLKKFGMGEFTGIELTGESQGLVSDWRDWDIRQQYTVLFGQGVAQSALQTSMIFQAMANKGVMLKPRIIDAVIDTDGTEEVREVAEGTRMVSEETARKTLQVMEAVVYQGGAKGAQINGYRVAGKTGTAENVGEGSSTYDGWTTSFVGVAPTENPRFLVSVTMHRPQTTASAVGLANTTAQFAEIMEKTLHIYNVPRSTTEPQETPKFAKGHDENG; from the coding sequence ATGAGCGGCACTGAGCAGAACGAACCCGTACAGGGCATCAAACGCACCGTTGGGCGGCGCGGCTTTATCGCGGGTACCCTGGGCGTCGGTGGCCTGGGCGTCGTGGGCCTGCGCCTTGCCTGGTTGCAGGGTCTTGACCCGAACGGTCTAGCCGACGCTGCTAAGGCCCAGCGTACCCGTAAGCAGACCATCCCAGCCCTGCGCGGGGAGATTCTCGATATCAACGGCAACGTGCTGGCCCGCAGTGTGCAGCGCTACAACATCACCGTTGACCAGTCTGCCGTGGCGAACTTTAAACGCTATACCGAGGAAAGCCGTGACCCGGTTGAGGTGACCCCCACCGAGCTGGTGTATGAGCTGGCCGATATTCTTGAAATGAGTGACGCCGATGTGAAGGCAGCGCTCGATGGCGACCTCAAATACAAGATTGTGAAGGAGAACGTTACTCCTGCGATCTATAACAAGGTAGATGCCCTGGGCGCTCCCTATATTTACGGGGAGATTCTGTCTGACCGTAAGTACCCCAATGGCCAGGTAGGTGGCTCGGTGGTGGGCCGCTTTAGCATTATTGAAGAAGCCGTGGACGGTACCAGCGGCGAGACCCGCCAGATGAATAACTCGGTGGGTATCGAACGTACCATGGGGGAGTACCTGGCCGGTATTGACGGTGAACGTATCTACGAGATTTCAGCCGATGGCATCCGCATCCCGATTGGGGATGAGCAGAATACCCCTGCCCAGGACGGTAAGAGCGTACGCCTGACCATTAACCAGGACGTACAGTATTTCGCCCAGCAGGTGGTCAAGGCCCGTGCTGAGGAGCTGAAGGCTGAGTGGGGTACGGCCATTGTGATGGACGTGCGCGACGGCTCAATTCTGGCCCTGGCAGATTCTTCGACCATGGACCCCGGTGCTGAGCGTTTTGAGCTGGCCGATATGAACCCCCGCGCTATTACCCAGGTCTTTGAACCTGGCTCTACCGAGAAGATTTTGACCACTGCTGCCGTCTTTGAAGAGGGTATTGCTGAACCTGAGACCGTCTACGATGTGCCTGCTGAGCTCGAAATTGACCAGCAGACCATCACCGATCCTTTCGTACACCCAGCCCAGAAGCGTACTGTTGCCGGTATTATTGCTGACTCGATGAACACCGGTACCGTCATGATGGGTAGCAAGCTCACCAAGGAGCAGCGCTACAACTGGCTTAAGAAGTTTGGCATGGGGGAGTTCACCGGTATTGAGCTGACCGGTGAGTCCCAGGGCCTGGTCAGTGACTGGCGGGACTGGGATATCCGCCAGCAGTACACGGTTCTCTTTGGCCAGGGTGTTGCCCAGTCGGCCCTGCAGACCTCAATGATTTTCCAGGCTATGGCGAATAAGGGGGTTATGCTCAAGCCCCGAATTATTGACGCTGTGATTGATACGGACGGCACCGAGGAAGTCCGCGAGGTCGCTGAAGGTACCCGCATGGTGAGTGAGGAAACCGCCCGTAAGACTTTGCAGGTGATGGAAGCTGTGGTCTACCAGGGTGGCGCTAAGGGTGCCCAGATTAACGGCTACCGGGTTGCCGGTAAGACCGGTACCGCAGAAAACGTGGGCGAAGGTTCTAGCACCTATGACGGATGGACCACCTCTTTTGTAGGGGTCGCTCCTACCGAGAACCCCCGCTTCCTGGTCTCGGTAACCATGCACCGACCGCAGACCACGGCATCGGCTGTTGGCCTGGCCAACACTACGGCCCAGTTCGCGGAGATTATGGAGAAAACCCTGCACATCTACAATGTGCCGCGCTCCACTACCGAGCCGCAAGAGACCCCTAAGTTCGCTAAGGGCCACGACGAAAACGGCTAA
- the dinB gene encoding DNA polymerase IV, producing MGQQTTQGVRTDAPARIIMHLDMDAFFVNVELLSRPALRGRPLIVARNSPRSVVLSASYEARRYGVRSAMPLARARQLCPAALLLEPSAHYRSYSAQVMTILGAITDRLEQVSVDEAFLDLTGAVRTQGNPVDIAQQARERIKTELGLPSSVGISSSKFVAKMASAGSKPNGLWVVPPHRVQEFLDPLPVGKLWGVGAKSTAYLEGLGIHTVAQLREYDLPWLQSRCGQAAGLHLYELARGIDRRKVTPERSEKSIGAEHTFTTDQTDAEAIAAELYTLCLTVARRLRAAGRQTRALSLKIRYSDFETLTRSCPLPLATVSGRVMFDAVIAHLKQLEVLQADGSSHRPIRLLGVRAEKLEGRDAGVQMQLFTPSSPGTANQAALSTQDSLAEEWEEAENAMDTINTRFGGKSLLPASLLTPGGRKER from the coding sequence ATGGGGCAGCAGACTACTCAGGGTGTGCGGACGGACGCCCCTGCCCGCATCATTATGCACCTCGATATGGACGCCTTCTTCGTCAACGTCGAACTTCTTTCCCGGCCTGCCCTGCGCGGGCGTCCGCTCATCGTTGCCCGCAATTCGCCGCGCTCGGTCGTCCTCTCCGCCTCCTACGAAGCCCGCCGCTACGGGGTGCGATCCGCCATGCCCCTGGCCCGCGCCCGCCAGCTCTGCCCAGCTGCCCTGCTGCTGGAGCCATCCGCCCACTATCGCAGCTACTCGGCCCAGGTCATGACCATCTTGGGAGCCATCACCGACCGCCTAGAACAGGTGAGCGTTGATGAAGCCTTCCTTGACCTCACTGGCGCCGTCCGTACCCAGGGGAACCCCGTTGATATCGCCCAGCAGGCCCGCGAACGCATTAAAACCGAGCTGGGCCTACCGAGTTCCGTAGGGATTTCATCGAGTAAATTCGTTGCCAAGATGGCTTCGGCCGGCTCCAAACCCAACGGCCTCTGGGTGGTCCCACCCCACCGAGTGCAAGAATTTCTTGACCCTCTGCCGGTTGGCAAGCTCTGGGGTGTTGGAGCTAAAAGCACCGCCTACCTTGAGGGGCTGGGCATTCATACCGTCGCCCAGCTGCGGGAATACGACCTGCCCTGGCTCCAGAGCCGCTGCGGGCAAGCAGCAGGCCTGCACCTCTATGAACTAGCCCGCGGCATAGACCGCCGCAAGGTCACCCCCGAGCGCAGTGAAAAATCAATCGGAGCCGAACACACCTTCACCACCGACCAGACCGATGCCGAAGCAATCGCTGCAGAGCTCTACACCCTCTGCCTGACCGTAGCCCGCAGACTGCGGGCTGCCGGGCGGCAAACCCGAGCCCTCAGCCTCAAAATCCGCTACTCGGACTTCGAAACCCTCACCCGATCCTGCCCCCTCCCCCTTGCAACCGTATCTGGCCGCGTCATGTTTGACGCCGTCATCGCCCATCTCAAGCAGCTCGAGGTCTTACAGGCTGACGGCTCCTCCCATCGGCCAATACGCCTGCTCGGTGTGCGCGCAGAAAAACTTGAAGGACGGGACGCCGGTGTGCAGATGCAACTCTTCACCCCGAGCTCACCCGGAACGGCTAACCAGGCTGCCTTGTCGACCCAGGATTCCCTTGCCGAAGAATGGGAAGAAGCGGAAAACGCCATGGACACCATCAACACCCGCTTCGGTGGCAAGAGCCTGCTCCCCGCTAGCCTACTCACCCCTGGCGGCCGAAAAGAGCGATGA
- the mraZ gene encoding division/cell wall cluster transcriptional repressor MraZ: MFLGTHTPRLDAKGRLILPAKFREQLEAGLVLTRGQERCLYVFTMTEFERIHEQLRTAPLSSKQARDYIRVFLSGASDEVPDKQGRITIPQNLRDYAGLEKDLTVIGAGSRAEIWSTDAWEAYLKEQEEAFSGTDDEILPGLML, translated from the coding sequence ATGTTCCTCGGAACCCACACCCCGCGTCTGGACGCCAAAGGGCGCCTGATTCTTCCCGCGAAATTTCGCGAGCAGCTAGAAGCAGGGCTTGTGCTCACCCGCGGGCAGGAGCGTTGCCTCTACGTCTTTACCATGACCGAGTTTGAGCGCATCCACGAGCAGCTGCGCACAGCTCCTCTGTCGTCAAAGCAGGCACGAGACTACATCCGCGTTTTTCTGTCGGGGGCATCCGACGAGGTACCCGATAAGCAGGGGCGAATCACCATACCTCAAAACCTCAGAGACTACGCTGGGCTAGAAAAAGACCTCACGGTCATCGGCGCAGGATCACGGGCAGAAATATGGAGCACCGACGCCTGGGAGGCCTACCTGAAGGAACAGGAAGAAGCCTTCTCTGGCACCGATGATGAAATCCTGCCAGGGCTCATGCTCTAA
- the rsmH gene encoding 16S rRNA (cytosine(1402)-N(4))-methyltransferase RsmH — protein sequence MTQVENLSPGKDAKDRHVPVMLDRCLDLLAPAISRPGAVVIDGTLGMGGHSEAMLERFEDLTLIGIDRDLMAHKLAGERLARFGDRFIPVHAVYDEIPRAMAEAGITEVDGVLFDLGVSSMQLDERERGFAYSYDAPLDMRMDNTEELTAALVVNTYEEAELRRIIRQWGEEKFAARIASRIVAARAERPFETTGQLVKVIQQAVPVAAQRKGGHPAKRTFQALRIEVNHELDALERAIPAAIDALNLGGRCVAMSYHSLEDKIVKRAFTARATSSAPKGFPVELEEHKPELKIITRGAEPPTEQEIEENSRAASAKLRAAEKIKTSKATR from the coding sequence TTGACTCAGGTAGAGAACCTCTCACCCGGCAAGGACGCCAAAGACAGGCACGTGCCGGTCATGCTAGACCGCTGCCTCGACCTCCTCGCGCCCGCAATCTCTCGACCCGGTGCTGTTGTGATCGACGGAACCCTGGGCATGGGCGGCCACTCTGAAGCCATGCTTGAGCGCTTCGAAGACCTCACCCTCATCGGTATCGACCGGGACCTCATGGCCCACAAGCTCGCCGGTGAGCGCCTGGCCCGCTTTGGCGACCGCTTCATCCCCGTACATGCCGTGTACGACGAGATTCCGCGTGCCATGGCAGAAGCCGGCATCACCGAGGTAGACGGTGTGCTCTTTGACCTGGGTGTGTCGTCCATGCAGCTTGATGAACGTGAGCGCGGTTTCGCCTACTCCTACGACGCCCCGCTCGATATGCGTATGGACAACACCGAGGAGCTCACCGCCGCTCTCGTGGTCAACACCTACGAAGAAGCAGAGCTGCGCCGCATCATTCGCCAGTGGGGTGAAGAAAAATTTGCAGCCCGCATTGCCTCCCGTATCGTAGCGGCCCGCGCCGAGCGTCCTTTTGAGACGACCGGCCAGCTGGTCAAAGTAATTCAGCAGGCCGTGCCCGTAGCCGCCCAGCGCAAGGGCGGGCACCCTGCCAAGCGCACCTTCCAGGCCCTGCGCATCGAGGTCAACCACGAACTCGATGCCCTAGAGCGTGCCATACCGGCAGCAATCGACGCCCTCAACCTGGGCGGACGCTGCGTGGCCATGAGCTACCACAGCCTCGAAGACAAGATTGTCAAACGAGCCTTCACCGCCCGGGCCACCTCCAGCGCCCCCAAGGGTTTTCCCGTTGAGCTCGAAGAACATAAACCCGAACTCAAAATCATTACCCGCGGGGCTGAACCCCCCACCGAGCAGGAGATTGAAGAGAACTCGCGGGCGGCGTCCGCAAAACTGAGGGCAGCAGAAAAAATCAAGACATCAAAGGCAACACGATGA